In Embleya scabrispora, the DNA window TCCTCCATCAGGCCGATCCCGCCGCCCCAGTCGCCGGTCATCCGCCCGAGGGCCGGGAAGCGCGCGGTGCGCCCGTCCGGCAGCAGACCCACACAGTTGATCCCCGCGCCGCACACCACCGCGACCCCGCGCGGCGCGTCCGTGCCCGAACGCAGCACCGCGAAGGTGTCGTTCCCGACGGTGACCGTCCGGCTCCACCCCCGATCCTCGAACTCCTTGCGCAGCCGCAACTCCTCCACCGGCAGGTCGATGTTGGCCAGGTAGGCCGCGACATGCTCCACCGGCCCGACCCCCGCCGCCGCCCGCAGTACCTCCTCGACCAGCTCGGCGACCGCCTCCGCCGCCGCTTCGTGGCCGAGCACGTACGGCTTGTAGCCCGGCCCCCGCGCCCGGCCCCATACCCGACCGTCCGCGTCGACCACCGCGACATCGGTCTTCGAATTGCCCGCGTCGATCGCGAGCACGGCCGGTGCCGGCGGGGGCGAGGCGTCCCCGGTCACCGCGCCCACGGAAGGTGCTCCTTGCCCGCGGCAAGGAGCCGATCGGTGAGCGACTCGGCGATGTCGTACTGCCCGACCAGCGGGTGCGCCAACAACGCGGTGAACACCCGGTCCCGCCCGCCGTGCAGCGCCGCGTCCAAGGCCAACTCCTCGTACGCCGCGACATGCGCGATCAGCCCGGCCTGCAACGGCCCCACCGGCGCCACCGGCAGCGGCGTCGCGCCGTTCGCGTCGATCCGGGACTGCACCTCGATCACCGCGTCGTCCGGCAGGAACGGCAAAATGCCGTTGTTGCGCACGTCGGCGACCTGGACCCGGGCCGCCTCGTCGGTGCCCTTGCCCATCAGCGCCGCGACCAGCGCCACCGCCGCCTCCGAGTAGTACGCCCCGCCCCGGCGCTCCAAAAGCTCCGGCTTGGTGTCCAGGGTCGGATCCTTGTACAGCTCCAGCAGTTCGCGCTCGATCGCGGCCACCTCCTCGGCTCGCGAACCGGTGTGCCGCTGCGCGGACACCACCGCGTCGTGTGCGTAGAAGTAGCGCAAGTAGTAGGAGGGAACCGTGTTCTGCCGGTACATCAGATCCACCGGCAACTCGATGTCCGCCGCGATCGTGGCCCCGTGCTCGGCCAGCAGGCGCGGCAGCAGGTCCGGCCCGGGCGCGCCCAGGTCGTCCACCACGTGGATGCCCCGCTCCCAGGTCAGGTGGTTGAGCCCGACATGGTCCAGGCGCAGCCGATCCGGCGCCACGTCCAACAACGCGGCGAAACGCCGCTGGAAGGTGATCGCGACGTTGCACAACCCCACCGCACGATGGCCCGCGTCGAGCAGCGCCCGGGTGACGATGCCCACCGGGTTCGTGAAGTCCACGATCCACGCCTGCGGCGCGACCCGGCGGACCCGCTCGGCCGCGTCCAGCACCACCGGCACCGTGCGCAGCGCCTTGGCCAGGCCGCCCGCCCCGGTGGTCTCCTGCCCCACGCAGCCGCAGTCCAGCGGCCACGCCTCGTCCTGCGCCCGGGCCTGCTGACCGCCCACCCGGAGCTGGAAGAGCACCGCGTCGGCCCCCTCGGCGCCCGCGTCCAGGTCGTCGGTCAACACCACCCGGGCCGGGTGTCCGTAGCGGGCCAGGATGCGGCGCACGACCGCGCCGACCGATTCCAGGCGTTCCAACACCGGGTCCACGAGCACGAGTTCGTCGACCGGCAAGGTCTCGCGCAAGCGGCCGAGGCCGTCCGCGAGTTCGGGAGTGTAGGTGGACCCACCGCCCACCACCGCAAGCTTCAACCCTTTACTCCCGTCAGTGTCACGCCCTCGATGAACGCCTTCTGGGCGAAGAAGAACACGAGGATCACCGGCGCCATCACCAAGAGGGTGGCGGCCATCATGAGATTCCAATTGACCTGATGTGCGCCCTTGAACGACTCCAGGCCGTACGACAACGTCCACGCGCCCGGATTCTCCGAGGCGTACACCTGTGGACCGAAGTAGTCGTTCCAGCAATAGAAGAACTGGAACAGCGCCACCGCCGCGATCGCCGGCCGGATCATCGGCAGCACGATCGAGATCAGGATGCGCAGCTCGCCGCACCCGTCCACCCGGGCCGCGTCCAGGTACTCGGACGGGATGGTGAGCAGGAACTGGCGGAGCAGGAAGATGGTGAACGCGTCGCCGAAGGCCATCGGGATGATCAGCGGCCACAACGTCCCGCTCAGGTGCATCTGCTTGGCCCAGAAGATGTACATCGGGATGACGATCACCTGGGGCGGCAACATCATCGACGAGATCACCAGCATCAGCGCCACGCCCCGGAAGCGGAACCGGAACTTGGCCAGCGCGTAGGCCACCGGCAGGCTGGAGACCACGGTGAACAGGGTGCCGAGCCCGGCGTACATCAGCGTGTTGCGCCACCACGTGCCGAAGCCGGGGGTCTTCATCACCTCGGTGTAGTTGCCCCACTCCCACGACGTGGGCCACAGGTGGCTGGTCAACGCCTGTTTGTCGGACATCACCGAGGTCAGGAACAGGAACACGAACGGAAGGATGAAGAACAGCACGGCGGTGACGGCGAGCGTGTGCACGCCGATCCAGCTCAGTACACGCTTGCGCCGATGCGGCTGCGCCGGTGTCCGGGCGGGCACGGGCGGCGGCACGACGCCGGCCGCCTCGACCGTGACGGTCTGGGCCATGTAACCGATCCCTTCTGGGCACGGTGGATCGTCGAACTCGAGGTTTCGGCAGGGTGTTTCGCCGAGGAACGGGCAGCCGGGCTCAGTCGTCGTCCAACAGCCCCGACCGCCGCCGAAGCAGCACGAACGTGAACGCCATCGCGATGGCGAACAGGATCAGCGAGATCACACACGCCGCACCGGTGTTGAAGGTGGAGAACCCTTCCTGGTACACGAGTTGCGGCAGCGTCAGCGTGGTGCCCTGCGGATACCCCGGCTCGAACGGCTGGCCGGAGTTGCCGATGATGCCGCTGGCGACCTTCCCGGCGACCATCGCCTGCGTGTAGTACTGCATCGTCTGGATCACCCCGGTGACCACCGCGAACAGCACCACCGGCGTGATCGCGGGCCAGGTGACGTAGCGGAACTTCTGCCACGGCCCGACACCGTCCAACTCGGCCGCCTCGTACTGCTCGCGCGGCACGTCGAGCAGCGACGCGGTGAAGATCACCAGCAGGTCGCCGATGCCCCACAGGGCGAGCAGGGTGAGTGCCGGCTTGGACCAGTCCGGGTCGGTGAACCAGCCCGGCTGCGGCAGTCCGGCGTCGCCGAGCAGGTTGTTCACCGGTCCGGTACCGGGGTTGAGCAGGAACGCGAAGCCGATCGTGGCGGCCACCGGCGGCGCCAGATACGGCAGATAGGACAGTGTGCGGAACAACCCGGCCCCGCTCTTGAGCCGGATCGCCAGCATGCCCAGAGCGAGCCCGAAGATCACCCGCAGGGTGACCATCACCACGACCAGCCACAGCGTGTTGCGCAACGCCTGCCACAGCGCCGGATAGTCGTTGAGGACGTAGTTCCAGTTGCGGGTGCCCACCCACACGGGCGGGTTGATCAGGTCGTAGCGCGTGAACGAGTAGTACACGGTCGCGCCGAGCGGATACGCGAAGAAGACCGAGAAGCCGATCAGCCACGGGGACAGGAACGCCAGCGTGCGCAGGTTCCGCCGGCGGCGCTGCCTGCGCAGCGCCGCCGGGACCTTCGCCGCCGCGGGGGCGGTCGTGGTCATCGGATCACTGGACCTGGGCCACGTCGGTGTCGATCTGCTTGTCCAGATCGGCCAGGCCCTTGCTCGGGTCGCCGCCCCCGCCGGCCTCCCACTTGTACGCGAACTCCTGGAACGTCACCTGGTACTTGCCCCCGTTGGGGCTGGCGGGCGTGGTGTTGCTCGCCGGGTGCTTGAAGGCGTCGATGAAGGGCTTGAAGTGCTCGTCGTTCGCCAGCGGCGACGCGGCCAGCGCGGCGTTGGTGGTGGGCACGTTGTGGATCGCCCCCGCGAGCTGGTTCAGCGCGTCGGTGTCGGTGGTGACGAACTTGACGAACTCCCAGGCGGCCCGCTGGTGGTGGCTGGACTTGGCGATGCCGATGGTGGTGCCGGTCAGGTAGCTGCGGCCGTACTTGTCCTGCTGGTCGTCCGGGACCGGGAACGGCGCGGTGCCGTAGTTCAGGTTCGGCGCGTCCTTCGCGATCATCGCGGTGCGCCACTCGCCGTCCATGGTCATCGCGAGCTTGCCGCTCATGAACGGGTTCTCCGCGGAGAACTCCTCACCGAAGGTGGTGCGGAACTTCTCCAGCTTGTCGAACCCGCCCTGGCTCTCCACGAATTGCTTCTGCCAGGCGAGGAACTGCGGGACGCTCGGGTCCTTGGACAGGGCCGACTTGCCGTCGGGCGTCTGGTAGGTCGGACCGTACTGGGCGAGCACGTGCGCCGGAGTGAACTCGTAGGCGTGGAAGGTGGGCAGGAAGCCCGCGACCTTGAACGTGCCGTCGCCGTTGAGTTGATTGAGCTTCTTGGCGGTCTCGACGAGTTCGGACATCGTCTTCGGCGGCCCCGCGATGCCCGCCGCGGCGAACATGTCCTTGTTGTAGTAGAGCCCGTAGGAGTCCGCGAGCAGCGGCAGCGCGCAGCGCTTGCCCTGGAACTGGGTGTAGTCCATCACCGCCTTCGGGAAGGTGGTGGCGGGGTCGATGTTGGACTGCGCCAGCCACGGCGCGAGGTCGATCCACGAGCCCGACGAACAGAACTGGCCGACGTTGTCCGTGGTGAACGAGGAGACCACGTCCGGGCCCTTGCCCGAGCGGATGCCCTGGGTGATCTTGTCGTCGGTCACGTTGGAGACGATCTTGACCGTGATGTTCGGGTGCGACGCGTTGAACTTGGCGACCAGGTCCTTGACGGCCTTGGTCTCGCTCTCGGCGCTCCAGCCGTGCCAGAAGGTGATGGTGACCTTCTTGTCGGGCGCCTCCGAGGCGCCGGTGCCGGACCCCGAGCCGCCGTCGTCGCCGGCGCACGCGGAGGCCATCAGGGCGAGCGTGGCGGCGCACGCGAGGGTCGTGAGGGAACGACGGAGCCGTGGGAGTCTGTGCACTGGGTCCTCCTCCGGAGATGGCGGCGGCGCGGCCGGGACGAGCGGCGCCGTGGTCCTGGCGGTGGTACTGGTGCTGCCGGTGGCGCTGAGGTGTGCCTGGACGGGGGTGTGCCCGGGCGAGGGTGGGCCCGAGGCGGGATACGCCCGGGTGCCGACGGGTCGCGGCGATGGTCGGCGTCGGGTGGCGCGCGTACGGGGATGGGCGTACGAGGACGGGCGTGCGTGTATGAGGTGGGCGTACCGGGTGTGCGTGCGGGTGGGGCCTGCGGGCGGTGCCGTGGTGCGTCAGGTCGTGGTGAAGACGACGTCGCGGGCGACGTCGAGCGCCGCGTGCACGGCGCCGGTGAGCACGGGGTTGGCGGGGACGTCGCCGAGCACGACGCGTGGGCGCGGGATCGCGAGGCGGTGCAACTCGTCCACCACGCGTGAGCGCAGCGCTTCGCCGCCGGCCATCGGGATGGCCCCCGACAACACGACGAGCCCCGGATCCAGGACCGAGACGATCACCGCGATCCCCACCGCCAGCCGGTTCGCCAGCTCGTCGAGGAAGGCGCCGCCGCGCGGTTCGGTCGCCCGCACCGCCCGGGCGACGGCCTGGGGCGCGGTACGACTGCCCACGCCGTAGGCGCGGGCCAGGGACAACACCGCGGGGGCGCCCGCGAGTTGCTGGAAGCCGCCGGTATTGCGCCGGCTGACGTCGTGCGGCAGCGGCGCGCCGGGCATCGGCATGTAGCCGACCTCGCCCGCGCCGCCGGTCGAGCCTCGGTGCAGTCGGCCGCCGATCACGATCGCGCAGCCGATTCCCTCGTCGACCCACAGCAGCACGAAGTCGCCCGCGTCGCGGGCCGATCCGTCCCGCTGCTCGGCGAGCGCGGCGAGGTTGACGTCGTTCTCCACGTCCACTGTCAGGCCCAGCGCCTCGCGGATCTGGTCCAGCACCCCGGGGGAGTGCCAGCCCGCGAGGTGGCGGCCGTAGCGGAACTGCTCGGTGGTCGGGTCGAACGCGCCCGGGATGCCGATCACCATGTGCGCGAGATCGGCGAGGTCGAGCCCGGCCGGCTTGGCGGCGGCCCGGACCGCCTCCCGGATCCTTCCCGGAGTATCGGCCGACTCCCGGCGAGGGGTGGACAGTTCGTGCTCGCCCACCACCCGCCCGGTCAGATCGGCGATGGCCACCCGGATCCGGGCGGGTGTGACGTCCAGGCCCGCGACGTGCCCCGCCGCCGGGTTGATCTCGTACAACTGGGCGCCGGGCCCCCGGCCGCCCTCGGTGGTACCGACCCCGACGACCAGGCCCGCCGCCTCCAGGCGGGAGAGCAGCTGGGAGGCGGTCGGCTTCGACAAACCGGTCATCGAGCCGATCTGGCCCCGGGACAGCCGCCCGTGCCGCAAGAGGAGTTCGAGCGCGGCCCGGTCGTTGATGGCCCGCAAAAGGCTCGGCCGCCCGGCCTGCTCCCGCCCGGACGCTGCCGCGCCGCGCTCGGTGCTCCCGGCCATGAGCGGTCTCCCTTTCGCCACTGTTAGGAAACCTTCCTAAGAGTTGTAGAGGAAATTAGGCCCGCTCTCTCGGCACTGTCAAGGGTGTCCGGCAAGGTCGTTCGCCTTGCCCGACAAGGGAGTCCGTCCACTCGGGCCGGCGAAGGGCCCCGACGTGCGGCTGCCCGGCAGGCCCACCTGCGGGCCTGCCGGGCAGCACGATCGAAAAACCGGAAACGGGAACCACGAGTGGAACCACGGATGGAACTACGAGTGGAACCAGGGGTGGAGCTGCGGACGGGGGCTACCGGTGGGTACTACCGACCCGAGATACCCACGGATCGCCTCGACTTCGCGCGGGTTGCGCGCGGGCCGGCGTCCTCAGCACGGTCCGAGGTCGAGCCACACCCCCCACTGTCCGGTCGTTCCGGGAGTCTCGCCCTGGGTCCACCACTTGGCGCGGTAGGTGTGCCCCTGGTACGAGACCGTGTTGCCGCCCACGTAGACGGTGTTGGCGTCCCAGGCGGGTGCGGAGCAGTTGCCCGGACCGGTGCCGACCGTCAACCGGTAGTCCACGCTGTGCGTGGTGCCGGTGCCGGTGGCGGTGACCGTCACCGTGTACGTGCCCGGCGTCGCCGCGGAACTGGCGGACAACTTCAGCGACGACGACGCGCCGGACTGGATGGTGTCGGGAGTGAACACGGCGGTCACGCCGCCGGGCAGGCCCCCGGCGGCCAGCGTGAGCTGCTGCGGGGTGCCACTGATGGTCGCCGTGGTCAGCGACGTGGTGACATCCCCGCCGGGCGTCACGGTGCCCTGGGTCGGGTTGAGCGAGAGGGAGAAGTCGGGGTTGCCCGGACCGGAACCGACCGTCAGCTGATACTGCGCGCTGTGCGTGGTGGCGGTGCCGGTTGCGGTGATCGTGATCGGGAACGTCCCCTGGGCCGCACCCGAACTCGCCGTGAACTTCAGCGACGAGCTGCCGCCCGACTGGACGGTGCCCGGGGTGAACACGGCGGTCACGCCGCTGGGCAGGGTCCCGGTGGACAGGGTGAGCTGCTGTGCGTTGCCACCCGTGGTCGCGGTGGCGACGGAGGTGGTGACGTCACCGCCGGGCTGCACGCTGCCCGAGGTCGGGTTGAGCGAGAGGGAGAAGTCGTCCGGGTTGCCGACGCAGGTCGGGTCGCCGGTCTGGGCCGGCAGGCTGACGGCGTCCCACGCGGCCTTGGTCTTGTTGAACAGCGCGCAGGTCGGGTCGAGGCTCTTCGCCGCGGTCAGCGTCGTGGTGCGGTACTTCTTGTAGGTCATGCCGCTGGTCTTGAGCAGCATGCCGCCGTAGAAGACCTTGCCCGCCTGCTGGATGCCGACGCCGGACAGGGTGGTCTGGTTGCAGGTCGGGCTGCCGGGCTTGCCGGGACCGTTGGCGGCCGTGCCCTCGGCCAGCAGGTAGAACCAGTGGTTCAGCGGTCCGGCCGCCTTGTGTACCTCGGTGC includes these proteins:
- a CDS encoding 6-phospho-beta-glucosidase, producing MKLAVVGGGSTYTPELADGLGRLRETLPVDELVLVDPVLERLESVGAVVRRILARYGHPARVVLTDDLDAGAEGADAVLFQLRVGGQQARAQDEAWPLDCGCVGQETTGAGGLAKALRTVPVVLDAAERVRRVAPQAWIVDFTNPVGIVTRALLDAGHRAVGLCNVAITFQRRFAALLDVAPDRLRLDHVGLNHLTWERGIHVVDDLGAPGPDLLPRLLAEHGATIAADIELPVDLMYRQNTVPSYYLRYFYAHDAVVSAQRHTGSRAEEVAAIERELLELYKDPTLDTKPELLERRGGAYYSEAAVALVAALMGKGTDEAARVQVADVRNNGILPFLPDDAVIEVQSRIDANGATPLPVAPVGPLQAGLIAHVAAYEELALDAALHGGRDRVFTALLAHPLVGQYDIAESLTDRLLAAGKEHLPWAR
- a CDS encoding carbohydrate ABC transporter permease, which produces MAQTVTVEAAGVVPPPVPARTPAQPHRRKRVLSWIGVHTLAVTAVLFFILPFVFLFLTSVMSDKQALTSHLWPTSWEWGNYTEVMKTPGFGTWWRNTLMYAGLGTLFTVVSSLPVAYALAKFRFRFRGVALMLVISSMMLPPQVIVIPMYIFWAKQMHLSGTLWPLIIPMAFGDAFTIFLLRQFLLTIPSEYLDAARVDGCGELRILISIVLPMIRPAIAAVALFQFFYCWNDYFGPQVYASENPGAWTLSYGLESFKGAHQVNWNLMMAATLLVMAPVILVFFFAQKAFIEGVTLTGVKG
- a CDS encoding carbohydrate ABC transporter permease; amino-acid sequence: MTTTAPAAAKVPAALRRQRRRRNLRTLAFLSPWLIGFSVFFAYPLGATVYYSFTRYDLINPPVWVGTRNWNYVLNDYPALWQALRNTLWLVVVMVTLRVIFGLALGMLAIRLKSGAGLFRTLSYLPYLAPPVAATIGFAFLLNPGTGPVNNLLGDAGLPQPGWFTDPDWSKPALTLLALWGIGDLLVIFTASLLDVPREQYEAAELDGVGPWQKFRYVTWPAITPVVLFAVVTGVIQTMQYYTQAMVAGKVASGIIGNSGQPFEPGYPQGTTLTLPQLVYQEGFSTFNTGAACVISLILFAIAMAFTFVLLRRRSGLLDDD
- a CDS encoding ABC transporter substrate-binding protein — encoded protein: MASACAGDDGGSGSGTGASEAPDKKVTITFWHGWSAESETKAVKDLVAKFNASHPNITVKIVSNVTDDKITQGIRSGKGPDVVSSFTTDNVGQFCSSGSWIDLAPWLAQSNIDPATTFPKAVMDYTQFQGKRCALPLLADSYGLYYNKDMFAAAGIAGPPKTMSELVETAKKLNQLNGDGTFKVAGFLPTFHAYEFTPAHVLAQYGPTYQTPDGKSALSKDPSVPQFLAWQKQFVESQGGFDKLEKFRTTFGEEFSAENPFMSGKLAMTMDGEWRTAMIAKDAPNLNYGTAPFPVPDDQQDKYGRSYLTGTTIGIAKSSHHQRAAWEFVKFVTTDTDALNQLAGAIHNVPTTNAALAASPLANDEHFKPFIDAFKHPASNTTPASPNGGKYQVTFQEFAYKWEAGGGGDPSKGLADLDKQIDTDVAQVQ
- a CDS encoding ROK family transcriptional regulator, whose translation is MAGSTERGAAASGREQAGRPSLLRAINDRAALELLLRHGRLSRGQIGSMTGLSKPTASQLLSRLEAAGLVVGVGTTEGGRGPGAQLYEINPAAGHVAGLDVTPARIRVAIADLTGRVVGEHELSTPRRESADTPGRIREAVRAAAKPAGLDLADLAHMVIGIPGAFDPTTEQFRYGRHLAGWHSPGVLDQIREALGLTVDVENDVNLAALAEQRDGSARDAGDFVLLWVDEGIGCAIVIGGRLHRGSTGGAGEVGYMPMPGAPLPHDVSRRNTGGFQQLAGAPAVLSLARAYGVGSRTAPQAVARAVRATEPRGGAFLDELANRLAVGIAVIVSVLDPGLVVLSGAIPMAGGEALRSRVVDELHRLAIPRPRVVLGDVPANPVLTGAVHAALDVARDVVFTTT